In Salvia miltiorrhiza cultivar Shanhuang (shh) chromosome 4, IMPLAD_Smil_shh, whole genome shotgun sequence, the DNA window AACGTGACGGCCTACGTCATGTTGGGCCGGGTCGCGGCGCTGCCGGGATTCGGGTCGGACGTGAATTCGGGTTCGGTTAGGGTCAGCTGGTATTCGCGGATGGGCGGGCGGGTCAAGTTTTTAATCCTCAAAAAGCACGTGACGGTTAAGATGAAGTGCACGGGCTCCGTGGATTTCAAGAAGTTCGCATTGACGGACTATCACTGTAAGCAAAAATTCAAGCTatgaaagataaataaattaattaattaatagggtaataattttattaatactccctccgtccacgaaatgagtacccatatttcctttttcgtccgttcACGAGATGAGTAcacatttccctttttggcaagtgtaccccacatatctctttaattaatacattcaaaaagtgggacccttaaactattcacactacattccatacatttcttaaaacccgtgccgttcacaaatgggtactcatttcgtggacggagggagtattatagaAGTAGAAATTCTAGCTTAATCACTTTCTTTTCGGCGTTTTACGGAGCTAGTGTTTGCTGTTTAGTGTGTTAAATGTGATGGGccaaaaaaagtgaaaagatgaataaaggaaaaatatttatcatataagAAAAGCGATCGAGTTAATTAGGATCGTCCGAAAAGGAATGCTGATCAAGTAATTGTGCTTAAATATGCAAAACTTTTATCTAATTATGGTTTTGTAAATAGATAGTACAGAATTACTTATACCTTTAAATAgacgaaatttttattatttagatGAAAATTAGTGTATTTAGATTCAATTAGCACTAGTACTTTTGTCAAGAGGTGGACTCGTGTGAAGATGCTTGTTTTAACTATTGTGGTAATATTTTACTTTCACTATGCAAAATGACTAATAGTATTTTTTCTGTTATCagctaattaaaatattttatttgagggAATACTCAGCTAAAATTGACTCCCACTACTAGACGTGTAATTTTTGTAGCAATTACTAAAGAGTGATGTCCGTACAAGTTTGTCAAGGCAAAAATAAATGGTAGAGAAACAAAGAATATGCAATAAATACGAAATTTTTAAGCATATATAGAGAAATTGaggaataaaaataaagaaagtaTGAGGAATTGAAAGAACAAATATACTCAAAAAATGAAGAGTTGAGCTTATCGTAACTAAAATCATTTATCCCAAGGAGACACCAAGCAATGTGAATTCTTGTCTACAAACAGTGAGGTCGAAAGATCAGACCGCACCGCCCCCTCCCccaaagttaaaaaaaaaaatcatctgaAGCAATGGAAAATTACTTAAACATGAAAACTCTAAAGATAATTTAAAATAGATTTGTTTTTTCAATAAACAAACTTAAAATGAGTAATAGTGAAAGGATCTAGAAACCGTCAAATCTTATAGTACTAaggaaaattattaattatgtaaTATGAGACGGGATTaggttcaaataaaaatttattttagaaaatagattaaaaattacttttagtttttagaTCATAAAATAAAGATTTACAGTAAATCTATCATTTTTTGAAAGAAATAATGGTTTTGagttcaaatattattataaatcattttttatttaattttcacaaTAAATTTCCATCatgtttattatataattcatcATAACTTTATACTtcatataatttactatattttaaagGTTTATAAGCTCACATAGTTTGAGTCATTGAGCCAAGTAAATTATAGAATCGAAAATTCTCATTTCCAAATGTCGAAATTGAAAAATCACAATTCCCCAAAACCCAAAGTCCAAAATTCAAACGGTTGTCTATCTTCACCTCCTATGTTGAAACCCCATCTTTTCATAAGTAACAAAAGAgtgatactccctccatccgccaaaattatgtaaaatggcttgggcacgggatttaataaaattgatgatgattttgatgtagtggagaaagggtcccaccactttatgagatgtgtggttgagattgaattttgagtgggttttttgtaaataaagagtgttagtaaggataaaatattaaagaggatggtgggaccattgccaaaaaaggaaagtgacataatcttggcggacgccaaatatagtaatttttacataattttggcggacggagggagtaatacttttcttcaaaaaaaacaaaagagtgATACTAAAAAGTCATAGGGTTCGCTCATaaattagttaaataaaaaatatattgataaTACAGTAAAatagttaaattatatttttattttaaaaataaattatagtgacaccatagatttattgaaaaataaaatattttttgttggaattgaaaaataaaatatactattgAATATGAAGAATCACCCCATGTTGTTGACCCATTAAATGAGTTCCTCTGTTTCCACATTCGAGTATTAAATGCTGCATCTATGCCCCcaacccccacccaccccctcacTCAGATGGCATTTTCCACCCCCTTTCTCTCCAAATGTCCGCCtcgccaccgcctccgcctccgccgccgccgttagCCCCCTCCCTCTCCAGAAACCTCACCTCGATCGGCGCCATCTCCATCGCCCTCGGCTTCGTCGTCTTCTTCTCCATCCTCCTCCTCGCCTCCTACATCTGCTACCGATCCCtctcccgccgccgccgccgccacggAGGCGGAAATCCAAACCCTAGGAATTCCACGGAAAACAGCATCTATCTCCCGCGCATCATCTTCGTCGCCGAGGACGACGAGGGCGAGAACGACGCCGTCGTGGGGCTGGAGCAGGCGGTGATCAACTCGTATCCGAAGCTCGTGTTCACCAAGCGGAGCGGGAATTGGGAGAACGACGCCGTCTGCGCGATCTGCCTGTGCGAGTACAGGGAGGCGGAGATGCTGAGGATGCTGCCCGATTGCAGGCACTGCTTCCACGTGATGTGCGTCGACGCCTGGCTCAAGCTCAACGCCTCCTGCCCCGTCTGCCGGAATTCGCCGCTGCCGACGCCGCTCTCCACGCCGCTGCAGGAAGTGGTGCCGCTCTCTCAGTACTCCGATGGGCGGAGACGGTGAGGAAGGAATTGAGTTTTGTCAATTGTGGCCTTGTGGGGGTCGGGCTGTAGTTTCTTCATTTTTTAGGGGGGGAAATGtaagtttttgaaaatttataatgaAATTACTTCAAAAATCTACCTAAGTCTGGATTTTATTCGATTTCTCATCGAAATATTATTGTTTTCCCAAacaattattttgttttgcaaTATTATCAAAACGTCGAGTGCCTTAATTGCGTATAAATGAGGTGAAAACGTATCAAAATTATCATCGTGCAATGATAatatgttaattaaattattcGATCATTGTAGCTCATTAGTAAAAAAACGTAAATTTTGAATATGTTagcattaaaaatataaatatatcgACTACTgtaattttgtaaaaaaaaaagtgctTTATTACTCGAATCGTATTGGAGATCGTAAACGAGATTTTATGGTAATGCCAAAATCAAGAAAATTGTTCTTCAATAGAATAGTTAGAAAATTAAGTTTATGCGTCACAATTATAAAGTGCTGTTTTGGGTGTTCGATGACGATATGTGGACTTTTTGGACATGCAATCATGAATGATTAGACTTTTGTTCTTTGACTGAAAATTGTGTTCATACTTTCCCttctaattataaaaaaaaaaatactccctccatcccaataaTGAAGTCTCATTTCTtctgggcacgggtatttagaaGAGTTAAAATAGATGTAAAAATAGTAGGAACTacataattaatactccctccatccaccaaaaatatgccataatttcctttttcgttcgtccacaaaaaatatgccacatccatttttagtagtagggtccacaccattccactcacatttaaagtggcacccttactccactatcaacttcactcacattttattaaaatccgtgccaaAAGCAAAGTGACATATTTTTGATGGACGGGGGAGCACTTTAATACTTtaattaatgtttaattttCACATAACACTTTATTGTCTTAACTTTATATTTTCACCTTTATGGTGGGACTTAAATtccactcactacaatatcCACTAATTTTCTTCTTAAAACCCGCCCCCCACAATGTGGAAGCAATATCGCGGATGGAAGGAGTATAAAAGTGTTTGTGAGTTAAAAAGATGTCTCACTTTATGAAAAGTAGAGATGAGAAGTAAAAGATTGTGGTGGGATattgtacaaaaataaaaatatttatatttttatgagataactcaaaataacaaaatgttcatatttttgtgacacGGAGggggtaattttttttgttatgtttAATTATACACTATTCAAAAGGGATCTTCTCATACTAAGCTTAGTGGGCCTgactaattaatttttaatgatactTTTTGTATAATTATAGGTTTtcgattatattttaatttataggtAATGGGCTTTCTAGATGTTACTTGGTCAGGCCCACTAAGCTACCCAGCTTGCGGAGCTCTCACCATAAATATGAGCCACAGCAGCTAACCCTAATATCCAGCTTTCAGATTTCGTTTCTTTCCTTTGCAGTCATTCAttgtttctttttccttttatttctCGTTGCATAATTTTGAAAATGTTTATATCTGTGATGAAGAGAATTACCTAGATCCCGATTGCAGCATCTCTTGCAGCAGCGTGAATGATTCTATTTGGTTCGTATTCACTGAGcaatttctttcaattttcccCTAATTTTCAATTTGCATCGACTGCAAATTTCTAATTTCGTTGCTAAAACTCTATCCATGAAATCGAAGGACCTATAGACGAGAGGCGTTTATGTGAATGCCGATTCTGTCAAGTTTACCTTCGGAAATAGATATTCAATTGCTGAATTTTGATCGCCGATCCGGATCTGTTTGTTTCGGTTAGGTTCTCCATATCTTCAGATATTTTTCGtttttaattttcctttttcgATTGATTAGATCTCCAATTTATTCTGTGATGGATATTTGAAACGCGAAGGTTCCCAGCGGAGAGGAAGAGGTCTTGAACGACACCTCTCTAACACTTAATTTACACCTTCGCAAATGGAGATTGGCCATCTTAAACGGCGCTtctgaaaattataattttggaTGCGTTTTGAACCCTTTggctatattttttttttcaattttcattttaaatactCCATTTTTTAGAGCTTCGTAACCCATTATGAGAATTTATTGATTTCTAAAAAAATCGATCAGCGTTACTAGGAATTAGCTAAGTCCTTTAAATGTGATGGCACTttttataaaacaaataaattaattaaaatgaatagTGGTTGATGATCATGGTAACAGAATATCAATTAGAGAATTTGTAATGATAAGAAGAAAATTACTGgattatcaataaaaataatttataataccTGAATAAAATGGAGAACATTGCTGGATTatcaataaaaattatttacaaTACCTGAATAAAATGGTTCGAGATTTCAATTAAATCATTTTGTAATGAAGGAATTTCAAATGGAACTTGGTTGTTTAAGAATCAAGATGGAAATTTATAAGGAAGCCCAAATAACAATTTCCTAAATTGTGGGCCCAATTTAACGCTTGAAGGGTTTTGATACTAAAAAACTTATCTAATTTAATATAGTAATGTCTTTTATATCAAATCAACCAAGAA includes these proteins:
- the LOC131020769 gene encoding RING-H2 finger protein ATL67-like, which produces MSASPPPPPPPPPLAPSLSRNLTSIGAISIALGFVVFFSILLLASYICYRSLSRRRRRHGGGNPNPRNSTENSIYLPRIIFVAEDDEGENDAVVGLEQAVINSYPKLVFTKRSGNWENDAVCAICLCEYREAEMLRMLPDCRHCFHVMCVDAWLKLNASCPVCRNSPLPTPLSTPLQEVVPLSQYSDGRRR